One Chanodichthys erythropterus isolate Z2021 chromosome 22, ASM2448905v1, whole genome shotgun sequence DNA window includes the following coding sequences:
- the irs4a gene encoding insulin receptor substrate 2-B: MEDRPRLANHGVMLTLDAQPRRAVTKTTATNGDISCAAGEPPSSSSSSSSTTSINNSSSRLPMHLTASSHSQPQRRYHPPYHFKVHHLFPDESPQDAILRKNLPPLQYKVHDSAFCRVLSADTTAAALAAAAACSGGVDRDIWKCGYLRKQKHGHKRFFVLRGPSNLGPSRLEYYDSEKKFRNALKAAASGVACPAKRVIYLSQCFTVNKRADAKNKYLIALYTKDEYFAVVAESEQEQEEWYLSLTELMTEGKKGQLDNDELDDGYGTISPGTIFKEVWQVNVKPKGLGQTRNLMGVYRLCLSAKTIHLVKLNSETPAVNLPLMNIRRCGHSESFFFIEVGRSSSIGPGEIWVQVEDSVVAQNMHETILDTMKALKAFPDFRPRSKSQSSSSNPLPFITTRRHLGNLPPSQTGLQRPSRTDSVTGTPPTGKNRGRGQRYRTSSEGEGTQDRPLSSGTGSLLHLNTPILSVGREESGSCCNHASPGSSHHTRSASLPVSHFLSATSPISVSSSSGHGSASDTHTRPSSSSICGSPSDGGFNSSDEFCPSPCDFRYFHASCTTPESHGSTPPIREDYRLTEYMTMDWHRDGTRTFEEESSYMERTFLKLAHSSKPKLGGSLSITQQKATQTSSSLDESSPVESKRHQVCSCLLKSAYKSYSELHHPNKPPLLSSECQKKLPKDDGYMPMIYSIAPSPNADYTPMHPRATLDIHPCSSQQADRYGYMMMLPGDSPSSREQAEYDDYMDMSQLTVAEGFSQSSPEGPKASYFSLPRSYKAPSREKHEKMDYVPMSPPEPPSPPSPGEYIHMDFGSRPSHPSVDSPSTPPPSQPCYQLCCSSPDHDYLGLNMDSLLKDRPPRHSLVAPWNPPNYARPLGCSYGQASANLDPEKTHNGNGDGPLRMMQHLCISERLPFVHTEPKVIRADPQGRRRHSSETFIPSTASYASGCGIRPSANQNLPEASRWQNSTSFDNMWSHSDASPDSAAPATSAATRGATQNTSSSYLNYIALDLREVPRDTPHTAHSNLQESDAYAGIDFSVSGGRATASKD, encoded by the exons ATGGAAGATCGGCCGCGTTTAGCGAATCACGGCGTCATGTTGACACTGGATGCACAACCGCGTCGCGCTGTCACGAAAACGACCGCGACCAACGGCGACATCTCTTGTGCTGCCGGGGAGCCaccatcctcctcctcctcctcctcctccaccacCTCAATCAATAACAGCAGCTCCCGTTTGCCCATGCACTTAACAGCCTCCTCTCATTCTCAGCCACAGAGGAGGTACCATCCGCCTTACCACTTTAAAGTGCATCATCTGTTCCCAGATGAGAGCCCTCAGGATGCTATATTGAGGAAAAACTTGCCACCCCTCCAGTATAAGGTGCACGACTCTGCCTTCTGCCGCGTACTCAGCGCCGACACCACTGCTGCTGCCCTGGCCGCTGCCGCCGCCTGCTCTGGTGGCGTGGACAGGGACATATGGAAATGTGGCTATCTCCGAAAACAGAAACATGGCCACAAGAGGTTCTTTGTCCTGAGGGGCCCTAGCAACCTCGGGCCCAGTCGGTTGGAGTACTATGACAGCGAGAAAAAATTTCGAAATGCCCTCAAAGCTGCTGCCTCTGGAGTTGCGTGCCCTGCCAAAAGGGTGATTTATCTATCCCAGTGTTTTACGGTCAACAAGAGGGCTGATGCCAAGAACAAATACCTCATTGCCCTTTATACTAAAGATGAGTACTTTGCGGTGGTGGCGGAGAGCGAACAGGAGCAAGAGGAGTGGTACTTATCCCTCACCGAACTTATGACGGAGGGAAAAAAGGGGCAGCTAGACAACGACGAACTTGACGACGGTTACGGGACGATTTCGCCGGGCACTATTTTCAAGGAGGTGTGGCAGGTGAACGTCAAACCTAAAGGCTTGGGTCAGACCAGGAACTTAATGGGCGTGTACCGTCTGTGCCTTTCCGCCAAGACTATTCACCTGGTGAAGCTGAACTCGGAGACGCCCGCCGTCAACCTGCCGCTAATGAACATTCGCCGCTGCGGGCACTCTGAGAGCTTCTTCTTTATCGAGGTGGGCCGCTCTTCTTCCATTGGCCCTGGTGAAATATGGGTGCAAGTCGAGGACTCTGTGGTAGCGCAGAACATGCACGAGACCATTCTGGACACTATGAAGGCTCTGAAGGCCTTTCCAGACTTTAGGCCGCGGAGCAAAAGCCAGTCCTCCAGTTCAAATCCTTTACCGTTTATAACTACTCGTCGGCATCTCGGCAACCTTCCTCCAAGCCAAACTGGGCTGCAGCGCCCCTCCAGAACAGATTCGGTGACGGGCACGCCACCGACGGGGAAAAACCGAGGGCGAGGTCAGCGCTACCGGACGTCCAGCGAGGGCGAAGGCACTCAAGACCGCCCTCTGAGCTCCGGCACGGGCAGCCTATTGCATCTAAACACCCCCATTCTCAGTGTGGGCCGAGAAGAAAGTGGCAGCTGCTGCAACCACGCCTCACCCGGTTCGAGCCACCACACCCGCTCTGCTTCACTTCCTGTGTCTCACTTCCTGTCCGCCACCAGCCCCATCAGTGTGTCCAGCAGCAGTGGACACGGCTCGGCCTCCGACACGCACACTCGCCCCTCTAGCTCCTCCATTTGTGGCTCCCCTAGTGATGGAGGCTTCAACTCCTCTGACGAATTCTGCCCTAGCCCGTGCGACTTCAGGTACTTTCACGCAAGTTGTACCACACCTGAATCCCACGGCAGCACTCCGCCGATTAGGGAAGATTACCGGCTGACTGAATACATGACCATGGATTGGCATAGAGATGGAACGAGGACTTTTGAGGAGGAGAGCAGTTACATGGAGAGGACTTTCCTCAAGCTAGCACATTCATCAAAGCCAAAACTGGGTGGAAGCTTGAGTATCACACAGCAGAAAGCTACGCAAACCTCATCTTCTTTGGATGAATCGAGCCCGGTGGAGTCAAAACGACACCAGGTTTGCTCGTGCCTGCTGAAGTCAGCCTATAAGTCTTACTCTGAATTACATCACCCAAACAAGCCTCCCTTGCTCAGCTCTGAGTGTCAAAAGAAACTGCCAAAAGACGATGGCTACATGCCCATGATTTACAGCATCGCTCCCTCTCCCAATGCAGATTACACCCCTATGCATCCCAGAGCAACCCTGGACATTCACCCCTGTTCCTCGCAGCAAGCGGACCGATACGGCTACATGATGATGCTCCCGGGCGATAGCCCGTCCAGCAGAGAGCAGGCGGAGTATGACGACTACATGGATATGTCCCAACTTACTGTGGCTGAAGGCTTTTCCCAGTCCTCACCTGAAGGCCCAAAAGCCTCATACTTCTCTCTCCCACGCTCCTACAAAGCCCCGTCACGAGAGAAGCACGAAAAGATGGACTACGTTCCCATGTCCCCGCCCGAGCCCCCAAGCCCACCCAGTCCCGGAGAGTACATTCACATGGACTTTGGGTCCCGTCCCTCTCACCCCTCCGTAGATTCACCCTCCACTCCGCCGCCGTCTCAGCCCTGCTATCAGCTGTGTTGCTCCTCACCAGATCATGACTACTTGGGCCTGAACATGGACAGCCTCCTGAAGGACCGGCCTCCTCGCCACTCGCTCGTAGCCCCATGGAACCCCCCTAACTACGCCCGTCCCCTAGGGTGCTCTTACGGGCAGGCGTCGGCTAATTTGGATCCCGAGAAGACGCACAACGGAAACGGCGACGGTCCCTTGAGAATGATGCAGCACCTTTGCATCTCCGAACGGCTGCCGTTCGTTCATACGGAGCCCAAGGTCATCAGGGCCGACCCGCAGGGAAGGAGACGACACAGTTCAGAGACTTTCATCCCCTCAACTGCTTCATATGCTAGTGGTTGCGGAATCAGGccctcagccaatcagaatctcCCCGAAGCTAGCAGATGGCAAAACTCCACCTCCTTCGATAACATGTGGTCACACTCAGACGCCTCTCCCGACTCGGCAGCCCCAGCGACGAGCGCTGCTACCAGAGGGGCGACTCAGAACACCTCATCCAGCTACCTCAACTACATCGCTCTGGACCTGAGAGAAGTGCCCCGTGACACTCCACACACGGCTCATAGCAACCTCCAAGAGAGTGATGCTTATGCTGGTATTGACTTCTCCGTTTCGGGAGGACGTGCCACTGCCTCAAAAG ATTGA